The proteins below are encoded in one region of Tachypleus tridentatus isolate NWPU-2018 chromosome 4, ASM421037v1, whole genome shotgun sequence:
- the LOC143250020 gene encoding nuclear pore complex protein Nup160-like: MSALEGGLRQLTLLDINEDSMTARSQKSGVPEAKTIIELFLREQGGIHARQMLANQQFPEENPTVWGSLLPMLVENLACLIWPISTNFFFLNFFSLTVSTSLCRVFTYHLLTTVKTFSANFCPQEYVALLQGWCEWNNCSRQFLRQLLPQYGEPLKAVDLFSQASEGVAHENFLRYKLLQASEDVSTESLVVQYYLKVVQLLECFGLYDCIVTIATNALTAAEKNDPNIPTLWSLIFKYQLELGRNEEAYTAMTSNPDISRRKDCLRQFLVVLCERRQLKALVEFPYIDMQEDLITILESRARASDLLSHNYYDLLYSFHIQCNNFRRGASTMYEYAYRD; encoded by the exons ATGAGTGCTTT AGAAGGTGGACTTCGTCAACTTACTCTTCTTGATATCAATGAAGATTCCATGACAGCCAGGTCACAAAAATCAG GTGTTCCTGAAGCTAAAACTATTATAGAGTTGTTTCTGAGAGAGCAGGGAGGAATTCATGCTCGGCAGATGTTGGCTAACCAGCAGTTTCCTGAAGAAAACCCTACTGTTTGGGGTTCCTTGTTACCAATGTTAGTAGAGAACTTAGCCTGCCTTAT ATGGCCAATCAGCACAAACTTTTTCTTCCTGAATTTCTTCTCACTCACTGTCAGTACCTCCCTCTGCAG AGTTTTTACATATCATTTGTTGACAACAGTAAAGACTTTCAGTGCTAATTTTTGTCCACAGGAATATGTCGCTCTTCTCCAGGGTTGGTGCGAGTGGAACAACTGTTCTCGTCAGTTTCTTCGCCAACTGCTACCTCAATATGGGGAGCCATTAAAAGCTGTTGATCTTTTCAGTCAAGCCTCAGAGGGTGTTGCACATGAAAACTTCTTGAGATATAAGCTACTACAGGCGTCTGAAGATGTTAGTACTGAAAGTTTAGTTGTCCAGTACTACTTGAAA gtTGTTCAGCTGCTAGAATGTTTTGGTCTCTATGACTGTATTGTCACCATTGCAACAAATGCTCTCACTGCAGCTGAGAAGAATGACCCAAACATT ccGACACTATggtctttgatatttaaataccAGTTGGAACTGGGGAGGAACGAAGAAGCTTACACTGCCATGACCTCTAACCCTGATATTTCAAG GAGAAAAGACTGCTTGCGTCAGTTTCTTGTGGTGTTATGTGAACGAAGACAGCTAAAGGCACTTGTGGAATTTCCATATATTGATAtgcaggaagacctgataaccataTTGGAATCACGGGCAAGAGCTTCAGATCTTTTGTCTCACAACTATTATGATCTTCTATATTCCTTCCATATTCAGTGTAACAATTTCAGAAGGG GTGCAAGCACCATGTATGAATACGCTTATCGCGATTAG